The genomic window aatgtaataatttaattagagcAGTTCTGTCAGGATTTAAACTCTTAATTAAAAATCACCTTCATTTTTGTCCTGGGAATACAGACATAATGTGGTCTGCCTTGCTCTTGGAAGGAATTTATCTTTTAGATAAGAAGTGTGCTAATAAACATGTTTGACAGATAATCCAGCAAAGAAAGTAAATTATACCAGGGGGATAATTATTTTGGGCTTCTTTTGTAGGGGACATAGATTGGCGCAGGGCCTGGATTTTACCTGGGAAATATTGTATCTCCAACAAGGTcaaagaaatacatttcaaaattctacACAAAATATATCCTGTTAACTCTGACATCTAAAAATTCGTGAATATTGATAGTTTGTGTTCTTTTTGTAGAAATGTTGATGAGACATCTCCCCATCTGTTTTTTGAGTGCCCGGTAGCTAAAAAAATTTGGTTGGATCTGAGCTCACACTTTGATCCTGCCAGTACTACATAAAAATAAGACATTACTTTTTACTATAATAATTCCACAAACAAACCATTTGAATATATAGTCAATTTCATTATCCTGCAAGCCAATTTTTGTAATCATAAACATAAGTTTGCATGCTgccctctttcttttcttttttattttattgaattaagATCTCTCTTAACATCCCTcagttttgttaaaaataaaaaacaaaacaatatatatacatatattagttAAACTCTAAGTAACTAGATTTTccttttatatactgtacatttatttatgtacataATCATCTATGTTTCTCTTCTTTGCAATTACAGCGCACTTATTaccgggacaatccccccggagcaacctgttgtggtggctgtggggatcgaaccagcgaccttttaATGAACAGTTATGCTCACTACGCCTCCACCACTCGTATTTATACCGTCAAGCCGGTTCAAGTACGGTCAAGAAGTGTTGTttcaaaaacaagataaatcaaattgatcttgttttaaagatttttagatatgtttacaggaaaacaatacaaacattattatcaagaatatgatttttgccctaatatcaaaggtattactagaaaaaaagaaattatgatccaacatgaattttattgataaaaaaatatgattgtgcctggtaacatgtgcatgtaaaatggctataaatagcatattagcttagtgtaaagctgacaatttacacaaggtttatttctatttcttgtgctccaaacttacatcaaacttaattctctgtctgctcgtatgaatgtaacacatcctaagaaagtgtttcactgctgttcaaattcactttggatagcatcatttatatggataaatattttccatctgaaagaactaaatattaaatgaaacaaatgacaataaaatgcaaagtaatttcttcagtaatcaaaatacgtttttaatgtaactgtattctaatttgtaattatagtggaatacagttacttatattttgtattttaaatacgtattcccgttacatgtattccgttactccccaaccctgtatattaaaaacaaaaaaaaattaaaaagtacaaGGGCTTGTGAGGCGCGTGACTTACATCTTCGTGCTCGAGACCGGGTTGCCATCGGAAGTGATCTAATTCCAGAACCGTTCCAGGAGGCCCGAAAGAGTCGGGGAATTTCTATGGTAAATATGGGCGTTTTTGCTTTATTTCACCTAATTTCTTCGATTTAGTCGATTCGTTTGTGTTTATGATTTACTTCGTCGTGTATTTGTTAGCTTTTCGTAAGTAACTGCGTTATTGTTTTCTAAGTAATGGAGAGAACAAGCTACTTTGCTAATTTAGCTGTGTAGCTCCCCTAATCATGTTTCTGATGAGTAATTTTAAATCAAAcgattaattttttttctaattcaGTTCTTTATTATGTATATGCACACCAACAATAACGTTGAAGTCTAATATGGTTAAGTGAAAACATCACAGCAGGCCCcaccaggagtggtggtggcggtggtgacggcggcggcggcggcggcgtagtgggctaaagtaagtacataactgttaatcggaaggtcgctggttcgagctcCACAGCCActacaattgtgtccttgagtaaggcacttcactccaggttgctctgggggtattgtcactgtaataagagcactgtaagtcgctttggataaaatgtaaGGCATAAATGTAAACGAAGTGACGTCATGAAATCAGTCTCAATGTGGTATTAGTTTATTCATTGAATGAGAGATGACGTTTTGTTGTTCTTACATAGTCTTTAAAAGTAATCTGGATCAATGTATGGATCAATCCATATgttcatgtgatttaaaaaaaataaataaacatcctaATAGGTGATGTGAAATGCAGCGCCTctccttaaaatgttttttttttaaacttgtataATTATGTTATTCTTATTTACTCATCCATTCATCGTCTGTTGTTGACACACTGCTCATCGTTAACACACTAAAGTATGAAGGCATGTATGGAGTTTTTATTTAGGCTATCATGTCTGTGTAATAGTAGAAAATAGTTTGTATGTGTGTCCTGTGTTTTTCAAACCTTATATTGTCATTGTATGTCACCATTTCCTTATGATTTCCAGGAAGAGATGTCAGGAGAAAGTGTGGTGAGCTCGGCTGTGCCGGCAGCTACAACACGGACCACTTCCTTCAAGGGGTCCAGTCCCAGCTCCAAATATGTGAAGTTGAATGTTGGGGGAGCGCTGTACTACACCACCATGCAGACCCTAACCAAGCAGGACACCATGCTGAAGGCCATGTTCAGTGGCCGTATGGAGGTCCTTACAGATAGTGAAGGTAGATGCAGttgcttctgtttttgtgtttgaatAGTATAATCAACAGTATGGATTGGTATGGAACTGTTTTATAGGTTGATgtctcaaacttttttttttctcaggctGGATTTTGATAGACAGATGTGGGAAGCACTTTGGGACCATCCTGAACTACCTGAGGGATGGGGTCGTCCCTCTACCTGAGAGCAGGAGGGAGACAGAGGAGTTGCTGGCAGAGGCAAAGTATTACCTGGTGCAGGGGCTTGTGGATGAGGGTCAGGCGGCATTACAGGTAGAGTACCAGCTACAACTATAAGAGTCAATACTACATGCTCAACAAATAAATTGTATATTGAATGCTTTTTCTTTTGAATTATTCTCTAGATTAGCAATATTATTTGGTATAGAAATTTCTGTATTGGTCTTCATTCTACAAATGTTTGCAGAACAAAGATGCCTATGAACCATTCTGTAAAGTTCCATTGGTTACATCATCTAAGGAGGAGCAGAGATTAATTTCCACTGCCAATAAGGTACAAATGTTCTAAGCTTCTTTTTTTAGCGTAATGAAATTTTGTTTGCTTACATCGTAAAACCATGACTTTACACATTTCTATCTATTGTCAGCCTACAGTCAAACTGCTTTACAACAGGagcaacaataaatattcatataCAAGGTGAGATGGGCTTAATTGCTTAAAGTAGTGAGTTATTGGAATGCTCTGGGATAGAGAATGGCCTTGCAGATGTGAGGCTACTGTTCAGTTTTTGCTTGATGTATTGGCTCTGTTTCTTTTTAGCAACTCTGATGACAACATGTTGAAGAACATTGAGCTTTTTGACAAGTTGTCTCTGAGATTTAACGGCCGAGTGCTCTTCATCAAGGATGTGATTGGCGATGAAATTTGTTGTTGGTCCTTTTACGGCCAGGGCAGGAAGATCGCAGAGGTGTGTTGCACATCAATCGTCTACGCTACTGAGAAGAAGCAGACCAAGGTAAATTGCCATATGTCCTTCATACGGTTacttttattaaagggatagttcacccaaaattgaaaattctttcatcatttactcaccttcatgccatcccagatgtataagactttctttcttctgctgaacaaaaacgaagaattttagaagaatattgctgctctgtaggtccatacaattaaagtgaatggtggccagaactttaaatatcaaaaagcatataaaggcagcataaaagtagtctttaCGActcaatggttaaatccatattttaagAAGTTATttaaaaggtgtgggtgagaaacagatcaatgttgaAGTCCTTTTTgactatatattctcctccctgcccaataggtagcaatatgcacaaagaatatgaattaacaaaaacaaaagaagaatgtaaaagtgtaagtggagatttagagtacaaATGACTCTATTATGGATCTGTTTCTTACTCACACTtaacatattgcttctgaagatatggatttaaccactgaagtcatatggagtactttttatgtgctttttggagattaaaaTTTCTGGGCACCATTCACTGTATTTGCATTTACCTACAGAGcagcaatattcttctaaaaaatctttgtttgtgttctgcagaagacagaaagtcatacacatctggctgAGTAAATGAGagtatcttcatttttgggtgaactatgcctttaatgatGGCTAATTTTTCTGAGTGATCATACAAAGAGCTATTATCTAAAAAGACTTGGGACTTTGTCCTTAACTATAAGAAGGCTTCAGTTCTTATGTAACTCCCTTGTTTGTTGACCCTCCCTCACAGGTTGAGTTCCCAGAGGCTCGCATCTATGAAGAGACCCTCAACATCTTGCTTTACGAGTCTCAAGATGGCCGTGGGCCTGACAATGCACTGCTGGAGGCCACAGGGGGCGCTGCAGGCCGTTCCCACCATATTGATGAGGATGAAGAGAGAGAACGTATTGAAAGGGTGCGGAGGATCCACATCAAGCGGCCTGATGACCGCACTCACCACCACCAGTGACCCTGCAGTTTCACCCCTTTTCAGTGCCTTAACACCCACCAGTGCTTCAGTTGCACCCCTTTATTTGCACACGGATACATCAGTTAAGAGTAAGACTGTTTATACCGCATTGATTCTGCTTccttggagagagagaaagagagaaaaagggatATTCCAAGAATAGCTAGTGTTTAATACCTCACTAGGTCACATTGAAGTATGGATATAGCATTTAGGGCAGCATGCTTCAGCTGTTTGTGTGGCAAAAGGTTGTGGCATTGATGTTTAACGTATGTTCACTTTGAGGACCTTACTAAAAAGAGTGTGGTTAGAGTGTGTGAACAAACGTGTACAACAGATGAATGGTTTTACTGCATTCCCTGAACATTTTGCCCTATTTGCTATTTTTAGAGCAAATTCCAATAAATATTTGATCAGTGAAATTGCCATTTAACTGTAGACTTGCAGTTAATGAGTAGTATAATTGAAGTGCTTGCATTTCCACTTATTTAGTGTTTCTGTTATGTCCATTTTAATGgtgtgtcattatttactgtattatttcTGTGTGAGTGAAGACTGTAGGATTACTTGTTGCCTTATAGGTAGATACTGTGTTTCCATGTGTATTGTTATATCTGTTTGATTTGTGTAGCTTATGAGTTtattccttttttgttttgttttttgcatttcttGCTTTAAATTGAAGTGTTGAAGCCGGCGACTGCGATGCATTCTGATTTGAGTTTTGCAAATT from Xyrauchen texanus isolate HMW12.3.18 chromosome 3, RBS_HiC_50CHRs, whole genome shotgun sequence includes these protein-coding regions:
- the LOC127626167 gene encoding BTB/POZ domain-containing adapter for CUL3-mediated RhoA degradation protein 3-like isoform X1 translates to MEEMSGESVVSSAVPAATTRTTSFKGSSPSSKYVKLNVGGALYYTTMQTLTKQDTMLKAMFSGRMEVLTDSEGWILIDRCGKHFGTILNYLRDGVVPLPESRRETEELLAEAKYYLVQGLVDEGQAALQNKDAYEPFCKVPLVTSSKEEQRLISTANKPTVKLLYNRSNNKYSYTSNSDDNMLKNIELFDKLSLRFNGRVLFIKDVIGDEICCWSFYGQGRKIAEVCCTSIVYATEKKQTKVEFPEARIYEETLNILLYESQDGRGPDNALLEATGGAAGRSHHIDEDEERERIERVRRIHIKRPDDRTHHHQ
- the LOC127626167 gene encoding BTB/POZ domain-containing adapter for CUL3-mediated RhoA degradation protein 3-like isoform X2 gives rise to the protein MSGESVVSSAVPAATTRTTSFKGSSPSSKYVKLNVGGALYYTTMQTLTKQDTMLKAMFSGRMEVLTDSEGWILIDRCGKHFGTILNYLRDGVVPLPESRRETEELLAEAKYYLVQGLVDEGQAALQNKDAYEPFCKVPLVTSSKEEQRLISTANKPTVKLLYNRSNNKYSYTSNSDDNMLKNIELFDKLSLRFNGRVLFIKDVIGDEICCWSFYGQGRKIAEVCCTSIVYATEKKQTKVEFPEARIYEETLNILLYESQDGRGPDNALLEATGGAAGRSHHIDEDEERERIERVRRIHIKRPDDRTHHHQ